The window GGGTCCCAGTACAATGGGTCCGGGGAGGGGTCCCTGTGCAATGGGTCTGGGGGGGGGTCTCAAtgcagaggtgctgggggggTTCCAGTGCAATGAGTCTGGGGGGGGGGTCCCTGTGCAAGGGGTCTGGGGGGGTCCCAATGCAGTGGGTCCGGGGGGGCACAATGcaatggggctgggggggtctcaatgcagaggggctggaggggtccCTGTGCATGAGGTCTGGGGGGGTCCCTGTATCCCTGTGCAATGGGTCTGGGGGGGGTCTCAATGCAGTGGGTCCGGGGTGATCCCAATGCAATGGGTCTGGGGGGGGTTCCAGTGCAATGGGTCTGGGGGGGGTCCCTGTACAATAGGTCTGGGGGGGGTCCCAGAACAATGGGTCTGGGGGGGGGGTCCCTGTGCAAGGGGTCTGGGGGGAGGTCCCAGAACAATGGGTCTGGGGGGGGTCCCTGCCCAATGGCTCTGGGGGGGGGTCCCAGTGCAGTCATTTGCCTCCCATGGAGcagcctcagtttcccctcccccatctctgaTAACCATGAAGGGGAGGGGCAGGAATTTCGGGGGGGGAGGACATCAAAAGCtttagccccccccccccctctcccccccccccccccccccccccccaccccccattcCCTACCTCTGCGGGGGGGTCCCGGTTTGATGTAATAGGGGAGGGTCTTCATGGCCCCCCGCAGCTCCTGCTTCAGGGCCAAGGTGTACTCAgcctgctccccccccccccgcagcgCCAGCGCCCGCAGCTCCAGCGGCTGGGTCACGGgggggggcacggggggggcacaggggggaGACGTCAGGGCGGGAGGCGGATGGAGGTTAGTGGCGGGGGGGGCAAAAAGGAGGTgttggaggggggaaaggggtcCGGGGGGGCACAAAGGGGGCCGGGGGGGACACAAAGGTGTCCGGGGGGGGCACAAAGGAGGTGTTGGAGGGGGTAAAGGGGTCGAGGGGGGGGCACAAAGGTGTCCGGGGGGGGGCACGAAGGGGATGGTGGAGGGCGGAAAGGTGTCCGGGGGGGGCACAAAGGGGGTTTTGGAGGGGGTAAATGGGTCGGGGGGGGCACAAAGggggtgttgggggggggggcaggaggtgTCAGTGAGGGGGGGGGCACAAAGGGGCATGGGGGGGCATAAAGGGGGTGTCAGTGTTGGGGGGGGCACCCAGGGGGTGTCAGTGAGGGGGGGAATGGAGGGGGTGTCATGGGGGGGGCCAGCAGGGGGTGtcagtggggtggggggggggcaccCAGGGGGGTCTCAGTCAGGGGAGGGCACCCAGGGGGTGTCATGGGGGGGTGCACCCAGGGGGTGttatggggggggggagggcactCTGGGGGTGTCACGGGTGGGGGGCACCCAGGGGGGGtcatggggtggggggagggcacCCAAGGGGTGTCACGGGGGGGGCACCCAGGGGGTGTCAGTGCGGGGAAGGGCACCCAGGGGGGGTCAGTGCGGGGGGGGAGCACCCAGGGGGGTCTCAGTCAGGGAAGGGCACCCAGGGGGTgtcacggggggggggggcacccaGGGGGGGTATCAGTGTGGGGGGAGACACCcaggtggtggggggggggcaccCGGGGGGGGGGTCAGTGTCAGTGCTGGGGGTGAGGGCACCCAAGCACAGCAACAACTTGGGGGacatttccctcccctcccccccccccccatctctcccctcccctccaggACCTTACcgggaagaggggggggggctgtaaggtgggggggggcagcGCCTCCCCCCTCCCGATGCCCACAGCCTCCACGTTGAAGGTCATTTGGCCTCGACCCCTGCCCCGACCCCGACCTGccatggctggggggggggtccctGGAGCAGGGGGGGGGTCACTGTTGGGGGGGgttaagtgggggggggggttggagcccTGTTATAGAGGGTGCAGCCCCCCCCCAACGCGGGGAAGCTGTGGGGACGTGGGGGGGGGGACacgaggtggggagggggggggggacatggggacaggagGGGCCCCGGGGGGGGGGAACATAATGGGGACAAGATGGGGGGACACGAGGGGGTCGTGGGGGGGGATATGCATGGGGACACGAGGGGAGTTTTccggggggggggacacacacgaGTGGTCGTGGGGGACACGAAGGGGCttttgggggggggacacacggGGGGtcgtgggaacaagaagggactTTTCCGGGGGGGGGATACATGGGGGTGCGTGGGGACACGAGGGggcttttggggggggggggggacacgggGGGTCGTGGGGATAGGAGGGAACGGGGAGGGGGGGACACAGGAGGGGCCGTGGGGACACGAGgggattttgggggggggggacacacggGGTGGCGTGGGGACACGAAGGGACTTTTcccggggggggggacacacacgaGGGATCGTGGGGGACACGAGGGGGGCACCACGTGGGACACGCAGAGGGGGACCCACCCCAGGGGACgttgttgggggggggagggggagggatggGGACACGAGGGGTCGTGGGGACACGAAGGGACTTTTCCTGGGGGGGACACGAAGGGATTTTTCcgcgggggggggacacacacacgaGTGGTCGTGGGGGACACGAAGGGACTTtttgggggacacacacacggGGGGTCGTGGGGATAGGAGGGGACGGGGGGGACACACGAGGGGTCGTGGGGACACGAGGGGGCTtttggggggggacacacaggaGGGGGCGTGGGGACACGAGGGGGCTtttggggggggacacacaggaGGGGGCGTGGGGCCACGAAGGGACTtttccggggggggggggacacgggGACACGAGGGGTCGTGGGGACACGAAGGGACTtttcggggcggggggggacacacacgaGGGGTCGTGGGGGACACGAGGGGGGCACCACGCGGGACACGCTGAGGGGGACCCACCCCAGGGGAcgttgtttggggggggggggggtaagggGAGGGATGGGCACTCGGCGGCACCCCCCCGGGACGCGGAAGGGTCACGGAGGACCGCAGGGACCCCCGGGGCAGCCCCACGGGGGGCAGGGAAGGGTCTCGGGGGggtcctgtccctctgccccccacccccgcgGCCGCACTCACCCTGCGCATGCGCAGTCGCTCCCCACCCGCGGCCGGCAGCGGAGGGGGCGGGGCGGGAGCTGTGCGCCGCAGCCAATCAGCGCTGAGGGGGCGGGGCGAAGGGCGGGGCGAAAGGGAAGGAGATGAatgggggaatggagctggcgggaaaagggggagggggcgggAAAGGAGTGGGGGGGCGGGAAAAGGGGTGGGCgggaaaggggggaggggaaagagggagggagcgggaaaaggaggggggggcaggAAAAGGGCAGGGGGgcgggaagagagggagggggcgggaaaagagggagggggcGGGAAAAGGAGGGGGCAGGAAAAGGAATGGGGGGGcgggaaaagaggggggggacTGGAAGAGAGGGGGGTCGGAAAGTAGTTGGGGGAGCgggaaaagagggaggggaagcgggagaggagtgggggggggcgggaaaaaagggaggggggagagcaGGAACTCGCTGTCCCCAGAGCCCCCTCCCCCGGAACCCCCCCCCCATAGCGCTGGAGCATCTCAGCACCCCCccggccccagcactgcagcctcgctgccccacagctccttctcccccccccggccccatGGGGCTGGCCTGGGCGGGGGAGATGTGatgtgaccccccccccccccccagtgccatGACTCTATGgtcccccagccccatggctctGTGACCTCTCCCTCAGTGCCATGGCTCTAtgatcccccagccccatggcactgtgaccccccccccaaagccaTGGCTCTAtgatcccccagccccatggcactgtgaccccccccccaaagccaTGGCTCTATGGTCCCCAGCCCTATGGCACtgtgacccccccccccaaagccaTGGCTCTATGgtcccccagccccatggcaCTGTGACCCCCCCCCAAAGCCATGGCTCTAtgatcccccagccccatggcaCTGTGACCCCCCCCAAAGCCATGGCTCTATGgtcccccagccccatggcaCTGTGACCCCCCCCCAAAGCCATGGCTCTAtgatcccccagccccatggcaCTGTGACCCCCCCCAAAGCCATGGCTCTAtgatcccccagccccatggcactgtgaccccccccccagtgccatggctctatgatcccccagccccatggcaCTGTGACTCCCCAGCCCCATGGCACTGTGACCCCCCCAaagccatggctctgtgatcccccagccctatggCTCTGTGACCCCCCCCCGGGCCCATGGCTCTGTaactcccccccagccccacgccactgtgccccccacccctcactgTGCCCTGCCCTATGCCCtctttgccccccacccctcagccccATACCCTCTTTGCCCCATAGCCCCCAGACCCATGCCCCCTTTGCCCCCCACACCTCACTGTGCCCTGCTCCATGCCACTGTGCCCCCCACCCCTGACTGTGCCCTGCCCCATGCCCCCTTTGCCCCACATCCCCCTAGCCCCATGCCCcctttgccccccacccctcactgTGCCCTGCCCCATGCCCCCTTTGCCCCATATCCCCCTAGCCCCATGCCACTGTGCCCCCCACCCCTGACTGTGCCCTGCCCCATGCCCcctttgccccccacccctcactaTGCCCTGCCCCATACCCCCTTTGCCCCCACGGCCCCTCAGCCCCATGCCCcctttgccccccacccctcactgTGCCCTGCTCCATGCCCCCTTTGCCCCACATCCCCCTAGCCCCAAGCCCcttttgccccccacccctcactgTGCCCTGCCTCATGCCCCCTATGCCCCACGGCCCCCAGCCTCATGCCActgtgccccccagccctgaCTGTGCCCTGCCCCATGCCCCCTTTGTCCCCCACCCCTGACTGTGCCCTGCCCCATGCCCCCTTTgccccacagcccccagccccatgcctcctttgccccccacccctcactgTGCCCTGCCCCATACCCTCCTTGCCCCATAGCCCCCAGCCCCatgcctcctttccccccacccctcactgtgccctgccccatgccccctttgccccccacccctcactgTGCCCCGCCCCATGCCCCCTTTgccccacagcccccagccccataCCCcctttgccccccacccctcactgTGCCCCGCCCCATGCCCCCTTTgccccacagcccccagccccatgtcccctttgccccccacccctccctgtgccccgcCCCATGCCCCCTTTgccccacagcccccagccccataCCCcttttgccccccacccctcactgTGCCCCGCCCCATGCCCCCTTTgccccacagcccccagccccatgtcccctttgccccccacccctccctgtgccctgccccatACCCcctttgccccccacccctcactgTGCCCCGCCCCATACCCCCTatgccccccctgcccctctcccccACTCCACTCCACtccgcccccccctcccccgcacTCCGCAGCCTGCAGCTTTCCGCCGCTGATTCATccccgctcccccccccccccccccccccggctccagtccttcctccccccccaaagCCAGCGCCGGCAGCAGCCCAAAATAGCGATGCAGGCTTGGGGACTGGGGGGCACAACCCCCCCCACCGGATAGCGTCCGGCTgcgtgtgtcccccccccgcccccccccccgggaTGGCGGGCACCGGGGGATGGCATCGCCACCTCCGTCCCTGCGGCAgcgggcagcgggcaggggCGCTGCGGGGACCCAAGCTGCGGTTGCCATGGTaacaggaggaggggggggggggatggttgGGGGCGAGGGGGGTCTCTGTTGTCTGGGGGGGGATATGTGTCTGtgcggggggcggggggggggtcccTTCTCTGGGGTGCCCCCAAGCTGTTCTttatgggggggaggggggtgggggtggcccCAAATGCCAGGCACAGGGTtagggagtgggggggggcagttATGGgatggggagtgggggggggggcagatatGGGATGGGGAGTAGGGGGGGCAGATATGGGATGGAGAATAGGGGGGGGCAGATATGGgatggggagtggggggggcagatatgggatggggaggggggggagctATGGGAtggggagtggggagggagaTATGGGATGGGGAGTAGGGGGGCAGCTATGGGAtggggagtgggggggcagCTATGGgatggggagtggggggggcagATATGGGATGgagagtgtgggggggcagataTGGgatggggagtggggggggcagATATGGGATGGGGAGTAGGGGGGGCAGCTATggaatggggaggggggggagctatggaatggggaggggggggagctATGGaatggggagtggggggggagcTATGGgatggggagtggggggggcagCTATGGGATGgagagtgtgggggggcagcTATGGGAtggggagtgggggggcagCTATGGGATGGGGGGGCAGATATGGaatggggagtggggggggcagCTATGGGAtggggagtgggggggcagTTATGGGATGGGGAGTGGGGGGCGCAGCTATGGAATGGGGAGTGGGGGCGGAGGTATGGgatggggagtggggggggcagCTATGGgatggggagtggggggggagcTATGGGATGGGGAGTAGGGGGGAGCTATGGgatggggagtggggggggcagatatgggatggggagggggggggcagatatgggatggggaggggggggcagcTATGGGATGGGGAGTAGGGGGGAGCtatgggatggggaggggggggggagctatggaatgggggggggggagctatgggatggggagtggggggggcagATATGGGATGGGGAGTAGGGGGGGGCAGCTATTGGATGGGGAGTTGTGGGGGGGGGCAGCtatgggatggggaggggggggggcagctATGGGATGGGGAGTTGTGGGGGGGGCAGCTATGGgatggggaggtggggggggagctATGGGATGGGGAGTtgtgggggggggcagctgccagcccggGCGGTGAACTGgtgggactggggggggggatCTGGTGGATTGGGGGGGGACTGGGAGGTGGTCAGAGGGGAGCAGGATGAGCTGCGGGCAGCGTGGGAAGGGTgcgggaggggactgggggatGTGGGCAGGGACGGAGGGGCACAAGAGGGGGTACAGGCAGGGATGGGGGGCACAGGAGCGGGGTGCAGGCAGGTACAGGGGTACAGGCAGGAACGGGGGCACAGGAGTGGGGTACGGAGAGGGGGTACAGGCAGAGATGGGGGGCACAGGAAAGAGGTACAGGGAGGGGGTACAGGCAGGGATGGGGGGCACAGGAAAGAGGTACAGAGAGGGGGTACAGGCAGAGATGGGGGCACAGGAAGGGGGTACAGAGAGGGGGTACAGGCAGAGATGGGAGCACAGGAAGGGGGTACAGAGAGGGGGTACAGGCAGAGATGGGGGCACAGGAAGGGGGTACAGAGAGGGGGTACAGGCAGAGATGGGGGCACAGGAAAGGGGTACAGAGAGGGGGTACAGGCAGAGATGGGAGCACAGGAAGGGGGTACAGAGAGGGGGTACAGGCAGAGATGGGGGGCACAGGAAAGGGGTACAGGCAGGGACTGGGGCTACAGGAGCGGGGTGCAGGCAGGTGCAGGGGTACCAGGCAGAAAcgggggcacaggcagggacggGGGGGGTTAAGAGGCAGGGACACAGGTGGGGGCACAAGCAGGGACGGGGGGGGTTAAGAGGCAGGGACACAGGTGGGGCACAGTAGTGCCCACAggcagtgcccccagccccacagtaGTGCCCGTTGGCAGCGCCCCCAGCCCCATAGCAGTGCCCGTTGGCAGTGCCCCCAGCCTCACAGTAGTGCCCACTggcagtgcccccagccccacagtagtgcctgctggcagtgcccccagccccacagtaGTGCCCGTTGGCAGTGCCCCCAGccgcagcagtgctgggggggaggggggatggggacagggacgaGAAGCATCCAGGGgggcacctggaggtgttggcaCTTAGATGAGAAGCATCCAACCTGTGCCACaaacctttccctcccctccctgcagtgaacGAGCGACGCTGCCAAGCTGGCACCACCACCCCCGTCCTGTGCCACCCGTGCTGCTGCTCTAACCAACCCAACGCAACTCAACCAACCaactcaaccaaccaacccaaccaactcAACCaactcaaccaaccaacccaaccaactcaacccaacccaacccaaccaactcaaccaacccaaccaactcaacccaacccaacccaacccaactcaaccccaaccaaccaacccaaccaaccaactcaacccaaaccaacccaaccaacccaaccaactcaacccaacccaacccaaccaactcaaccaacccaacccaactcaacccaagccaacacaacccaacccaacccaaccaacccaaccaaccaacccaacccaactcaaccaacccaaccaacccaaccaacacaaccaaccaacccaaccaactcaacccaacctaacccaactcaacccaaaccaacccaacccacccaacccaaccaacccaaccaacccaacccaaaccaacccaaccaactcaacccaacccaacccaaccaaccaacccaaccagctcaaccaacccaaccaacccaaccaacctaacccaaccaacccaactcaacccaaccaacccaaccaacccaacccaactcaacccaaaccaacccaaccaaccaacccaaaccaacccaaccaactcaacccaacccaaccaaccaacccaaccaactcaaccaaccaacccaaccaaccaactcaACCAACCtaccaacccaactcaaccaaGCCAACttacccaacccaaccaacccaaccatgCCCAGCCCGGTTCGACGCTCTACCGGTCCCGCCGCACCTCCTCCCACCTTAACCACCCTACCGGTAACCGACGGCTCCGCCCTGCTGCGTGCCGTGAGCCAGGGCAAGTTCCGCCTGACTCGGTTGCTGCTGGAGGGGGGAGCCTACATCAACGAAGGCAACGCCGCCGGTCAGACGCCGCTGATGGCAGCCTGCCGAGCCGGTTACGCCGAGCCTCTGGAGCAGCCTCGCATGGTTCGTTACCTGCTGGAGAACGGAGCCGACCCTAACATCCCGGATAAAACCGGGATGACAGCTTTGATGCACGCCTGCGCCGAACGTACCGGTCCGGAGGTAGCTTCGGTCCTCTTAGCTCACGGAGCCGATCCTAGCGTCCGGGATTACGCCGGAGCCTCCGCGCTGGTTTACGCCATCAACCGAGGGGacagggagatgctgaaggTGTTGTTGGATGCTTGTAAGGCTCGGGGGAAGGAGGTGATCATTATCACGACCGACACTTCGCCGTCGGGTACGAAAACCACCCGGCAGTACCTCAATTCGCCGCCGTCAccggggctggaggaggaggaggaggaggaggaggaggagaagaagaagaagtctCCGGGGTTCTGCATGTCGCCGTCGGACATCGAGGTGAGGACGGTGGCGTCGCCGGCGGGCAgcgagaaggaagaggagagagatgTCTTCTGCTtcccaccgccgccgccgccgccgctgccgccgccggtGGTCGTCGCGACGGCGACCGGCGGCGGTTCCGAGCCACcaccaccgccgccgccgccgccgccgccgcgctgtCGGGGCCGCCCTTTGAAACGCCTCAATTCGGAGCCCTGGGGTTTGACGGTGGCCCCGGGGCCGGAGGGGTCGAGGGCAGCCCCTCCCGAGCGTTTAACGGTAGGGTTGGAGGGGCTGAGCCTGGGCGGGCGACCGCGGAGGCACAGCGTGGAAGGGCGGGAGGCTGCGGGGCTCTTACCGGCACCGGCTTGGACCGAACGGGCGCCGCCGACGCTGGCGAGGCGCAACACAGCCCCCGAACCCGCCAGGGTTAAACCCCCTCGCTGGGAACCCCCCGAGAAAGAAGGGACCCCCTGGGTCGGGTCGCCCCCTCCGTCGCCGGGACCGAGCCGCCGCTGCATCGCTTCGGCCGTACCGAAGCCGCTCCCCGAATCTCCTCCCGGGAGCCTCCGGCGCCCTGCCGGTTTGCTGGAGCGGAGAGGCTCCGGGACCCTCTTGCTGGAGCCTCTGGGCTCGGCTAGAACTGGTTTCttgccccccctgccccccggtCCGCACCCCCCCCGGTCCCCGCGGCTCGCCCAAGGGGCGCCGCAAGCTGCTGCGTCGCCACTCGATGCAGCCGGAGGAGATGCGGCACTTGGTGGGCACCTTCCAGGGCAGCGCCGTCCAGGGACTGGGCAGTTAGGgggacaccctcccccccccccccgcctccagTCCCAGCCACgaagggacccccccccccccgacccccaccctgcaggtctttggggctgcaggcGCAGAACAACTCCAGcgctgcccctggcactgccttgGCACCGCCTTGGCACCACCCCAAGTTCCTCCAGGGGATGGAGGTTtccgacccccccccccccacttccctcccaccccctgcccagctcccctgcgtcttcctcctgcccctcctcatcctctcagcagagctttctttccctccagaccttggcagcactcagctgctgccccgtgggggggggggggcatccccgtccctgccagtgccaggcgctgggagctgctggtgccccTTGGCCCTGGTTGGTCCCTTCAtctgggggggcacaggggccCAGCAagggggtgccaggggtggGAGCgggtggcaggggttggggggggggtgggggggtgagggTGGCACAAGCTGTTGGTGAATaaaggcacagctcagctcatctCTGAGTGTTGGGGGGCGGCTGGGCACAGCCGAGGGTGGGCACGGCTGGGTGCCaaggcagctgggcacagaggtgcagAAGGAAGTGGCACAGCTGGGTGCTGAGggtgcagggaggagctggcacagctgggagcCAGCACATCTGGGTGCTGAGTGGCACTGGGGATGGCACAGCTGGGTGCACCAAGGGTTGGCACAACTGGGCACCAGCACATCTGGATGCTGAGGGGCACTGGGGATGGCACAGCTGGATGCACAAGGGCTGGCACAACTGGGCACCAGCACATctgggtgctgaggggcactgGGGATGGCACAGCTGGATGCACaagggctggcacagctgggcaccaGCACATCTGGGTGCTGAGTGGCGCTGGGGGTGGCACAGCTGGGTGCAGGGAGGAGTTGGCACATCTGGGAGCCAGCACATctgggtgctgaggggcactggggatggcacagctgggtgcagggaggagctggcacAACTGCGCACCAGCACATCTGGATGTTGAGGGGCACTGGGGATGGCACAGCTGGGTGCACAAGgactggcacagctgggcaccaGCACATCTGGGTGCACTGAGGTTGGCACAGCTGGATGCACAAGGACTGGCACAACTGGGCACCAGCACATCTGGACACTGAGGGGCACTGGGGGTGGCACAGCTGGGTGCTCAGGGGCACTGGGGGTGGCACAGCTGGGTGCAGGGAGGAActggcacagctgggtgctgaggggcactgGGGGTGGCACAGCGGGGTGCTCAGGGGCACTGGGGGTGGCACAGCTGggtgcagggaggagctggcacagctgggtgcagggaggaactggcacagctgggtgctgaggggcactgGGGGTGGCACAGCGGGGTGCACAAGGACTGGCACACCTGGGCACCAGCACATCTGGGTGCTGAGTGGCATAGGGAGTGAcacagctgggtgctggcacagctgggcacaaggATGTACCAGGGTTGGCACCTGCGAGCCTGtaaaggacactgaggagctggagcagggtctggagaagaggctggggaggggcagctgaggagctgagggagctgggggtggtgaggctgaggaagaggaggctgaaggaggcc is drawn from Pogoniulus pusillus isolate bPogPus1 chromosome 43, bPogPus1.pri, whole genome shotgun sequence and contains these coding sequences:
- the ANKRD34A gene encoding ankyrin repeat domain-containing protein 34A is translated as MPSPVRRSTGPAAPPPTLTTLPVTDGSALLRAVSQGKFRLTRLLLEGGAYINEGNAAGQTPLMAACRAGYAEPLEQPRMVRYLLENGADPNIPDKTGMTALMHACAERTGPEVASVLLAHGADPSVRDYAGASALVYAINRGDREMLKVLLDACKARGKEVIIITTDTSPSGTKTTRQYLNSPPSPGLEEEEEEEEEEKKKKSPGFCMSPSDIEVRTVASPAGSEKEEERDVFCFPPPPPPPLPPPVVVATATGGGSEPPPPPPPPPPPRCRGRPLKRLNSEPWGLTVAPGPEGSRAAPPERLTVGLEGLSLGGRPRRHSVEGREAAGLLPAPAWTERAPPTLARRNTAPEPARVKPPRWEPPEKEGTPWVGSPPPSPGPSRRCIASAVPKPLPESPPGSLRRPAGLLERRGSGTLLLEPLGSARTGFLPPLPPGPHPPRSPRLAQGAPQAAASPLDAAGGDAALGGHLPGQRRPGTGQLGGHPPPPPRLQSQPRRDPPPPDPHPAGLWGCRRRTTPALPLALPWHRLGTTPSSSRGWRFPTPPPPLPSHPLPSSPASSSCPSSSSQQSFLSLQTLAALSCCPVGGGGHPRPCQCQALGAAGAPWPWLVPSSGGAQGPSKGVPGVGAGGRGWGGGGGVRVAQAVGE